The following proteins are encoded in a genomic region of Takifugu flavidus isolate HTHZ2018 chromosome 3, ASM371156v2, whole genome shotgun sequence:
- the rgs12a gene encoding regulator of G-protein signaling 12 isoform X3 → MEQTLSLNSSAASSDGDYSGVQLQGCCSQSSLNSNGSLPGGGGHRGVPEQRVASWSTCFERLLQDPVGVRYFTEFLKKEFSEENILFWQACEYFSQVPATDKKQLSQRAGEIYNSFLSSKATMPVNIDSQAQLADDVLTSPRPDMFKTQQLQIFNLMKFDSYSRFLKSSLYQECMHAELDGRPLPDPYQIPCSPAPSKHSASSDRSTLSTPKKEARKQRSGRSLNEDTREESADKKRGIFFSWSRNRSFGKGPKKKDIGDINLDYWGSNGRRESQGSLSSGASLEMATSCKAEGDNRHSVGAWERSPRQCSVMLPDGSCSSITLRPGSFIREVLQDLCQSIAVNIAAVDLFLVGGEKPLVLDQDCMTLCSRDLRLEKRTLFRLDLVPINRSVGLKAKPTKPVTEVLRPVVAKYGLHLGDLVAKISGETEPLDLGAPISSLDGLRVVLERGDPVSGKDKSKSSSLKGHPPTRSFSATADDRSAPKDFSVRASGPDSALPGEKRKQKKINIDEAEEFFELLSRAQSARANDQRGLLSKEDLVLPDFLRLSPPGLACSTPDSLKQARENGAPSRGSLASGLRSESLDSSLRSSANGHSAARRYLLPPPRQPTFGSHLSPISRPSESRTSLRTVEEDAHADLTLVGEGDINSPNSTLLPPSPSSMPPIEDSLPEANFTPPPPCTHPQDASAESNTGGAKSASDVTRAPQEVMDVEGVHLEEGRLETSRGEDSELSLSFQGYVAELRQCQSKMRNAKMPHGGHSPPEGADCGVDLYKATVV, encoded by the exons TCTGCTGCATCTTCAGATGGCG ATTACAGTGGAGTCCAGTTGCAgggatgctgcagccagagcagcCTGAACAGCAATGGCAGTCTTCCAGGAGGGGGCGGCCATCGAGGGGTCCCAGAGCAGCGCGTGGCCAGCTGGTCCACCTGCTTCGAGAGGCTCCTCCAGGATCCTGTGGGTGTGCGCTATTTCACG GAATTTCTCAAGAAAGAATTCAGCGAGGAGAACATCTTGTTCTGGCAGGCCTGTGAATACTTCAGTCAGGTTCCGGCAACAGATAAAAAGCAG CTGTCCCAAAGAGCCGGAGAGATCTACAACAGCTTCCTCTCCAGTAAGGCCACCATGCCGGTCAACATCGACAGCCAGGCCCAGCTGGCGGACGACGTCCTCACCTCGCCGCGGCCCGACATGTTCAAGACGCAGCAGTTACAG ATTTTCAACTTGATGAAGTTCGACAGCTACTCCCGGTTCCTTAAATCCTCCCTATACCAAGAGTGCATGCACGCTGAGCTGGATGGCCGACCCTTGCCAGACCCCTACCAGATCCCctgcagccccgccccctcaaaGCACAGCGCCAGCTCGGACCGCTCCACGCTTTCCACTCCGAAAAAG GAGGCCAGAAAGCAGAGGTCGGGGAGGTCGCTGAATGAAGACACCCGCGAAGAGAGTGCCGACAAAAAAAGGGGAATCTTCTTCTCGTGGTCCCGCAACAGGAGCTTTGGGAAGGGCCCGAAGAAGAAGGATATTGGAGATATTAACCTCG ATTACTGGGGCAGTAATGGGCGGAGAGAGTCCCAGGGCTCCCTGTCGTCAGGTGCCAGTCTTGAGATGGCCACTTCCTGCAAGGCTGAG GGTGATAATCGCCACTCCGTTGGCGCCTGGGAGCGCTCGCCCCGCCAGTGCAGCGTCATGCTTCCGGACGGCTCCTGCTCTTCCATCACCCTCCGCCCCGGCTCCTTCATACGGGAGGTCCTCCAGGATCTCTGTCAGAGCATCGCCGTTAACATCGCAGCTGTCGACCTCTTCCTGGTGGGAGGCGAGAAG CCGTTGGTGTTGGACCAGGACTGCATGACCCTCTGCTCACGAGACCTGAGGCTTGAGAAGCGGACCTTGTTTAG ATTGGACCTGGTACCTATAAACCGATCTGTGGGTTTAAAGGCTAAACCTACCAAACCGGTCACTGAGGTGCTGCGCCCTGTGGTGGCCAAATATGGCCTCCACCTCGGAGATCTGGTGGCCAAAATA agTGGAGAAACCGAGCCTCTGGACCTGGGAGCCCCCATATCAAGTCTGGATGGTCTACGGGTTGTGTTGGAGCGAGGTGACCCAGTATCGGGCAAAG ACAAATCCAAGTCTTCCTCTTTGAAAggccacccccccaccaggaGTTTTTCCGCCACA GCAGATGACAGGTCAGCACCCAAGGACTTTTCTGTGAGAGCAAGCGGACCAGACTCGGCGCTCCcgggagaaaagagaaaacagaaaaagattaATATAGATGAAGCTGAAG AATTCTTTGAGCTGCTGAGCCGAGCGCAGAGCGCACGGGCCAACGACCAGCGAGGACTGCTGAGCAAAGAGGACCTGGTGCTCCCTGACTTCCTGCGCCTGAGTCCACCTGGCCTGGCCTGCTCCACCCCTGACTCTCTGAAGCAGGCCAGGGAGAACGGCGCCCCCTCTCGGGGATCCCTCGCCTCCGGCCTGCGCTCGGAGAGCCTGGACTCCTCCCTCCGATCCAGCGCCAACGGACACTCCGCAGCGCGGCGGTACCTCCTGCCACCTCCCCGCCAACCCACCTTCGGTAGCCATTTGTCTCCCATTTCGCGGCCCTCTGAATCACGGACCAGCCTCCGCACAGTTGAGGAGGACGCCCACGCCGACCTGACGCTCGTGGGAGAGGGCGACATCAACAGCCCCAACAGCACCCTGCTGCCCCCGTCGCCATCCTCCATGCCGCCCATCGAGGACAGCCTGCCCGAAGCCAAtttcacgccgccgccgccctgcaCTCACCCTCAGGACGCAAGTGCAGAGTCCAATACAG GTGGGGCGAAATCGGCCTCCGATGTGACGCGGGCACCTCAGGAGGTGATGGACGTGGAGGGGGTCCACTTGGAGGAAGGGAGGCTGGAAACGTCCCGGGGCGAGGACTCTGAGCTCAGCCTGAGCTTCCAGGGATACGTGGCTGAGCTGCGACAGTGCCAGAGCAAGATGAGGAACGCCAAGATGCCCCACGGCGGCCACAGCCCGCCGGAGGGCGCCGACTGCGGCGTGGACCTTTACAAGGCCACAGTTGTGTGA
- the rgs12a gene encoding regulator of G-protein signaling 12 isoform X2 — protein MSLKKRLSFKRTWNFNTSAASSDGDYSGVQLQGCCSQSSLNSNGSLPGGGGHRGVPEQRVASWSTCFERLLQDPVGVRYFTEFLKKEFSEENILFWQACEYFSQVPATDKKQLSQRAGEIYNSFLSSKATMPVNIDSQAQLADDVLTSPRPDMFKTQQLQIFNLMKFDSYSRFLKSSLYQECMHAELDGRPLPDPYQIPCSPAPSKHSASSDRSTLSTPKKEARKQRSGRSLNEDTREESADKKRGIFFSWSRNRSFGKGPKKKDIGDINLDYWGSNGRRESQGSLSSGASLEMATSCKAEGDNRHSVGAWERSPRQCSVMLPDGSCSSITLRPGSFIREVLQDLCQSIAVNIAAVDLFLVGGEKPLVLDQDCMTLCSRDLRLEKRTLFRLDLVPINRSVGLKAKPTKPVTEVLRPVVAKYGLHLGDLVAKISGETEPLDLGAPISSLDGLRVVLERGDPVSGKDKSKSSSLKGHPPTRSFSATADDRSAPKDFSVRASGPDSALPGEKRKQKKINIDEAEEFFELLSRAQSARANDQRGLLSKEDLVLPDFLRLSPPGLACSTPDSLKQARENGAPSRGSLASGLRSESLDSSLRSSANGHSAARRYLLPPPRQPTFGSHLSPISRPSESRTSLRTVEEDAHADLTLVGEGDINSPNSTLLPPSPSSMPPIEDSLPEANFTPPPPCTHPQDASAESNTGGAKSASDVTRAPQEVMDVEGVHLEEGRLETSRGEDSELSLSFQGYVAELRQCQSKMRNAKMPHGGHSPPEGADCGVDLYKATVV, from the exons TCTGCTGCATCTTCAGATGGCG ATTACAGTGGAGTCCAGTTGCAgggatgctgcagccagagcagcCTGAACAGCAATGGCAGTCTTCCAGGAGGGGGCGGCCATCGAGGGGTCCCAGAGCAGCGCGTGGCCAGCTGGTCCACCTGCTTCGAGAGGCTCCTCCAGGATCCTGTGGGTGTGCGCTATTTCACG GAATTTCTCAAGAAAGAATTCAGCGAGGAGAACATCTTGTTCTGGCAGGCCTGTGAATACTTCAGTCAGGTTCCGGCAACAGATAAAAAGCAG CTGTCCCAAAGAGCCGGAGAGATCTACAACAGCTTCCTCTCCAGTAAGGCCACCATGCCGGTCAACATCGACAGCCAGGCCCAGCTGGCGGACGACGTCCTCACCTCGCCGCGGCCCGACATGTTCAAGACGCAGCAGTTACAG ATTTTCAACTTGATGAAGTTCGACAGCTACTCCCGGTTCCTTAAATCCTCCCTATACCAAGAGTGCATGCACGCTGAGCTGGATGGCCGACCCTTGCCAGACCCCTACCAGATCCCctgcagccccgccccctcaaaGCACAGCGCCAGCTCGGACCGCTCCACGCTTTCCACTCCGAAAAAG GAGGCCAGAAAGCAGAGGTCGGGGAGGTCGCTGAATGAAGACACCCGCGAAGAGAGTGCCGACAAAAAAAGGGGAATCTTCTTCTCGTGGTCCCGCAACAGGAGCTTTGGGAAGGGCCCGAAGAAGAAGGATATTGGAGATATTAACCTCG ATTACTGGGGCAGTAATGGGCGGAGAGAGTCCCAGGGCTCCCTGTCGTCAGGTGCCAGTCTTGAGATGGCCACTTCCTGCAAGGCTGAG GGTGATAATCGCCACTCCGTTGGCGCCTGGGAGCGCTCGCCCCGCCAGTGCAGCGTCATGCTTCCGGACGGCTCCTGCTCTTCCATCACCCTCCGCCCCGGCTCCTTCATACGGGAGGTCCTCCAGGATCTCTGTCAGAGCATCGCCGTTAACATCGCAGCTGTCGACCTCTTCCTGGTGGGAGGCGAGAAG CCGTTGGTGTTGGACCAGGACTGCATGACCCTCTGCTCACGAGACCTGAGGCTTGAGAAGCGGACCTTGTTTAG ATTGGACCTGGTACCTATAAACCGATCTGTGGGTTTAAAGGCTAAACCTACCAAACCGGTCACTGAGGTGCTGCGCCCTGTGGTGGCCAAATATGGCCTCCACCTCGGAGATCTGGTGGCCAAAATA agTGGAGAAACCGAGCCTCTGGACCTGGGAGCCCCCATATCAAGTCTGGATGGTCTACGGGTTGTGTTGGAGCGAGGTGACCCAGTATCGGGCAAAG ACAAATCCAAGTCTTCCTCTTTGAAAggccacccccccaccaggaGTTTTTCCGCCACA GCAGATGACAGGTCAGCACCCAAGGACTTTTCTGTGAGAGCAAGCGGACCAGACTCGGCGCTCCcgggagaaaagagaaaacagaaaaagattaATATAGATGAAGCTGAAG AATTCTTTGAGCTGCTGAGCCGAGCGCAGAGCGCACGGGCCAACGACCAGCGAGGACTGCTGAGCAAAGAGGACCTGGTGCTCCCTGACTTCCTGCGCCTGAGTCCACCTGGCCTGGCCTGCTCCACCCCTGACTCTCTGAAGCAGGCCAGGGAGAACGGCGCCCCCTCTCGGGGATCCCTCGCCTCCGGCCTGCGCTCGGAGAGCCTGGACTCCTCCCTCCGATCCAGCGCCAACGGACACTCCGCAGCGCGGCGGTACCTCCTGCCACCTCCCCGCCAACCCACCTTCGGTAGCCATTTGTCTCCCATTTCGCGGCCCTCTGAATCACGGACCAGCCTCCGCACAGTTGAGGAGGACGCCCACGCCGACCTGACGCTCGTGGGAGAGGGCGACATCAACAGCCCCAACAGCACCCTGCTGCCCCCGTCGCCATCCTCCATGCCGCCCATCGAGGACAGCCTGCCCGAAGCCAAtttcacgccgccgccgccctgcaCTCACCCTCAGGACGCAAGTGCAGAGTCCAATACAG GTGGGGCGAAATCGGCCTCCGATGTGACGCGGGCACCTCAGGAGGTGATGGACGTGGAGGGGGTCCACTTGGAGGAAGGGAGGCTGGAAACGTCCCGGGGCGAGGACTCTGAGCTCAGCCTGAGCTTCCAGGGATACGTGGCTGAGCTGCGACAGTGCCAGAGCAAGATGAGGAACGCCAAGATGCCCCACGGCGGCCACAGCCCGCCGGAGGGCGCCGACTGCGGCGTGGACCTTTACAAGGCCACAGTTGTGTGA